A window of Pseudochaenichthys georgianus chromosome 11, fPseGeo1.2, whole genome shotgun sequence genomic DNA:
aaaaaaaatctctgaGGAAAAGGGAATTCATAATGGATAGGCTTCCAGAACTTAAAATaacagaactattaacaaaaacATCCTTAGATATTAAATCAGTGATTCTAAAACATTTGCTTGCGATCCCTTTAAACAAAGCTATGTCGCCTTGCCACCTCAAATGATTGCATATTAAGCCTACAGGTTGCAACCAGTTCAACAAAAcaatttcttatttatttttgctttgtTTCATCTGAAAATGTGTTCACAAAAAAATTAGGTAAACAATTAGAGGTACAtctaaaagaaaacaaaattCTGCTTTGCTGTCCTCTTGTGTCCTGATCTGCAGGGCAGGAACCGCTGCGTTATATCATCCAACATGGAGTGAAAAACAATCCACTGCCTCCCAGTGGGAACCCTCCCATAGTTCCCAGGTGGTCCCCCTGTGAGTGCACTACTGCTGgatgatccccccccccccacctcccccCTCCCCAGGTGCACACAGCTGCCCCCTGGAGTCTGAACACATGTAGGAACATCAGCAGGTGGGGGTCTGATATGAGGGTCTGTGATGGAGTGTCTCCCCCTACTGGACACTCCTGTGTGTCCTCTGAgtcagagagagagtgagaaagaGATGCTAAtggatgttttttaaatgtgaaataGCAATCTGAGGGAAATTCAGGCAAATTACATTCAGTCTTTAAATACTCCACTGAAGTCTTGTTTATTGACCCTTTATTGTCCCTGCTTCTTTAAATCATAACTGAAAAATGCAGTCCTTTGTAGCCTGGTTTATATTTGAAAGGAAACCTAACTGAATTAATTAAATTAACTGAAAGGAATTAGAAATCAGGAATGAATTAAGTGTTTTCATGGTGTGGTTCTGGTCgtttggggtgtgtgtgtgtgtgtgtgtgtgtgtgtgtgtgtgtgtgtgtgtgtgtgtgtgtgtgtgtgtgtgtgtgtgtgtgtgtgtgtgtgtgtgtgtgtgtgtgtgtgtgtgtgtgtgtgtgtgtgtgtgtgtgtgtgtgtgtgtgtgtgtgtggaggggctTTTATTATTGTGTATTATTGCAACCACTGATGTGCAGAATGATTGTGTATTTAAATAACtagattttaatttttttaaatagataaattaggcttcatctttctttaaatgtTGGTAGAATAAGATCTATTATGGCAGAATTATAATAATTCAGACTTTGTGGAGGAAAGGTACCTGTTCTTATAAAGAATCACATGATTTGTGTACTATTAATACTTGTGAATACATTATAGAACTAATGTTGGCCTATGGGCTAGAAGTTTTTATTCCtgccaggaaaaacattttaaaaatctTTATCAGAGATTGAAATGCAGGCCTGTCATGCTCACACTGTTTTGAAGAAaagttcatttaaaaatataatgaAAATACAGATCCTCCTCCTGCCCCTGTTTGTCGCCATGGGGGAGCCACTAGGCCACGCTGTGCGCATCGCTCTGCTCTCCAGGAAGTTCTGCTTTAAACAAAATATCCACCTGGCCTTTttgtataatattattttccttCCTTTTTCATTACTGCCTGAATTAAAAGGTGTAGAGAGTGAAGACACAGCAGGAGTCCATGCCGTATCGAGGAAAGTGTTCCGGGTGAGGAGAGTACAAATCTCACAAACATTCTGTTCTAAATGTCACATGGATATATAACTATCATGTTGTCTTTTTGCAAATGTCAGTATGATAAGGCAGTTTGACTTCACTAATGACTTTATTGTTGATTCATCAGCTAAAAAGGTCTTCATAAATCCATCAGTACAAATGTTGGTTTATCTTTCTGCATAGTCTCTGATGTGGTCACTTCCTTTGTCTATTCATCAGGGAGATCTGCTCATGGGACCACATGACCTCTGACCTTTTTTAAAAAGGGTTTAAAAGGGCATCTGGATAACAATCCATTCATTTATGTAACTAAACATTTGCAATGTATTGAAGTGATGAACTACAAGTTACATAATGACTTTACAACTCATGATTCTGGGTTGTAAAAAATGGAAAAACATGTGAACCTTAGTATTAATGACCTCATTGACATTACAAGCTGCAGATTTATGACTAGAAAGCCTTTATTGGAGATAAAAAGCTGTTATAATTCATGGCTCACAGCTATCTCTTCTTGTAAATGATGCTAACCAATAATGGACTCTTTATAAAGAGTGCCTTATTGAAAATAACATCtaaatgtgttttatattttccCTGGAAGAAATATACCTGTCATTGTTCTAAAAATACTGAAGCACATTTTTCTGAGGGAAACAGATCAGTTCATTTCCCTGTGAGTTACAGCAGCTTTTAGGCTCACTTATCTCCGTGTTTCATGCGCTTTCTTTGGATACATTTATAACCTGTCCTAACCCTGAAATCACGTCTCGGTGGTTTAGAAAATCAGCATCAAAGGCGTGTTTGTTCCtcctcagtgtccttttttcagAAGTGTCTGTTTGCACGTTACTTACAAGTCACCATTCCGGTGTAAACATGTTATCCTCGCGCTTTGATGCCTCCCAAACCTCCGAGCTTCAGCCAGCGAACAAGGGATCAATATGTAAATCGACTCAGACTTTCTCTGCGACGCCTGCGTCCAGGGGAGGAGATAAGCTTGGAAAAAAATAGACTGGAGTTAGTTAAGAGGCATAGGGATTATCCCAAACTTGCCCCGGGGTTCTGGCTCTCCTGCGCGCAACCGGACCGGCGTCTGTTCACCGCGGCCGGATAGGACCTGCAGGGCCCCGGGGCGCAGACTGACAGGCTCCCCGGGGGCCCCCACCACCACGACCCGCTCAGGATGGAGATTATAGGGTGGCAACGCGGCTGGTATctctgtgaacacacacacacacacacacacacacacacacacacacacacacacacacacacacacacacacacacacacacacacacacacacacacacacacacacacacacacgaaggaGGTGAGATGATGGTGGAGTGCCCGCGGCAGCAGCCATGCCCATGGAGATTGAAGCCTGAGCCTCACACGGCTATCACACACCCCGCAGAACACACACTCCCCAGCCCTGTGTGATGAGCAGATACAAACCAACTTTGTTCAGCTGACAAGGAGGCAATTGTTGGCTGAAAGGTCATTCGTCCTTAGGCTCCACAACAGCAAGTACAGCTCGAGAAGATAAACAAAAATGTCCTATCTGCACTGAGGGGGCTTTGATAAACCAGCTTTAAGAGATCAACATGATGATGTGGAATGAAATGAAGACTTTGTGTTCCCATTGTCAGAAAAGTCCTTGGACTTCCACTTAAGATGTATCTATTATGACTCACTACAATAACTCCTTTTCATTAGATCAGCTGAAATACAAACAGACGACACAAACAAATCAGATAGAAGatacttttatttattctttaaaTGTTCTTAATATCTCTCTATACAGCATTATCTCAGGGTATAAATAATCTTTTACATCTACATTATATTTTTCAATTCTTTTTTTGGTACAGCAGGGTTTTTCTTTCTACTCACAGGTCAAGACAAACCAAGACATTGCACAGACACAGATTATTTTCGATACAAACATCATATTATTCCCACAACAAAGTGTTCATCATTTTGATGCTTTGACCAGGATTGGATTTGACGTACATacagttagggttagggtttattGATGCTCTGGGTGGTGCACCAGTAAAGAAATTCAAACAAGTATTGAGTCATTACAATCAGCATCATGAGGCTGGAACTTAAAAATATCAGACTGAATGATGGgagattgttttgttttttcaggACCGAAGCAATCAGaccacttcctgtttcctcCCATAGTTCTCTCTCCTCACGACTGGCTGACGGCCGCAGCGGGGGCGGCGTTAGCAGCGCCCATACGCAGCAGTTCCTTCCTCTGCGTGAGGATGACGTCGAAGCTGCTCTGCAGGCGGTTCTGCTGCTCCTGGATGCGGCTCTGCAGGGTGCGGACCCAGCGGATCAGCGCCAGGCGGCGGTACATGGTCAGCTGCACCTGGTGCTTCTCCATCTCCTGGGCCTTGAAGCGCTCGCGGTCTCGCAGCGTCCACACCGCATCCATCAGCTCAGGGATCTCCCCGTCTGAGTCAGAGGAGCAGTTGTTGTCTTCTTTCTCTTCCGCTCCTTCCTCCAGAAGATTTCCCAGGTTGCTTCCTGTCAGAGACTTGCGGGCGAAGCTTCTGCGTCGCCCGACCGAGTCTCCGTCACCGTTACGGTTTGCGTCACTTTCATTGTGGTTGGACCTCGGTTCCCCAACGCCGATGCGGTCCCAGCCTCCCATGAGCGTCCCTTCGCCTCCAATGTCCATGTTGAGGGAGGACATGCTTCCGCCAGACCGGTGGCTGAGCTCAGACTCAGAGTCGCTGTCGCCCCATTCGTCACCGTCTTCCAGCGCCGCCTTGTCTTCATCTTCCTCCTTTCCTCTGAAACCCGAGCTGCttttcctcctctgctgctccctTTTCTCTCTTTGCTTCTCCTCATGCCGGTATAtcagctccctcctctcctcttcctgcaTCCTACCTTCCTCCGCTCCGTCAGGGGGCACTCGACCATAACCGTCATCGCCACACTCGATTTCGGGCAGGGGCTCCAGGGGGCTCCAGCAGGGCATGCGGGAGCGAGGGGACAGGACGCCTGAGTTGTTGTGGTACccggaagaggaggaggagtacGGAGGGTCACGACCAAGCGGGCCCAAGCTGCGGGGACGGACCTGGTTTCGGTTCTCGTCTCCGCCTCCATGACCCGTGGAGCCATCGTTATCTTTGCCCGGCAGGAAGTTGAAGTTGCCGTCTTTGTCACACTTCCTGTTTTGCAGCGAGGAAGAGGAGCCATTGTTGGAGACTCCTTGCCCGGCGTAGGCCGAGTTCAGATGCTGGTCCTGATGGTGCAGCATCACTGACCTCGACTGAGCCTCACTGAAACGACAAGGGACAGAACGTTAAAAGACCCGAAGAACCTCAACCTCAGATTCACACTCTTAATTAAGTTCTTACTTGTGTTTGAAAGAAACACATATCAGTTAAGTATCAATTTGGTATCTGTACCAAGTTGTTCAGGTATTGTATAAGTGCTAGAATCCAAACATTTCAAATGCTACCCAGAAAGCAAATCAGCAGGTCTTGCAATCAGAAGCGCAAAAGCTCCTCTGTGTTGATGTATTGAAGTTGAATGTTCTTCTTCACAGTAGCTCTGTTTCTTTCACAAGTTTCAATTCCTTACAAAACACATCTCATCTAATgctgttcatttcatttcaaacctttatttagacagataggtcccttgagatcatggatctcttttacaagggagacctgcatcaatttagttccacatgaaacataaaaacaacataaaaacaaacaatagaggacatcataattacatattcaccaacTGTTAAACTTTCTTATCTTGGTTAATGGCACTTCCTTCAAGTTTGAGAGTAGTCAAAACAAGCTTTCAACGGCATTAGTAGCCAACGATAAAGTGACCTCGACAAAACATTTCTGCAAGTTGTTGTGCACAAGCATGATTCAAAACTAGAAACTGCATAGAAGATACACAAAAGTCACCAGCAGCCTTAAAAGCGATGGTACTTTTTGGAAAATGTTCATCATACATGTTGAGTATCTGCCTTAAAAACAACACAATGCGAGAACAATTTAATTGATATGGATGAGGAGCAACTATAAAACGAATGAAAAAGAACATTATAatggggcggtggtggtgaagttgatagggacttggcttggcaactggaaggtcactagttcaagaccaagtgctaccgaggtgtccctgagcaaggcaccgttccccacactgctccccgggctccgttcaaaatggcagcccactgctcctaacactaggatgggtcaaatgcagagaaacaatttccccacggattaataaagtatatcaaatcaaaatcaaataatcttgttcacacacacacacacacacacacacacacacacacacacacacacacacaccttgtttATAACGTCTAGAAGGCTGGTCTGCACACTCCACTTCTATTAGCATCAAATACGTACATGTCTCCTCAGAATGGAAATGTCTCTAATCCTGACTTCAGGCTGCTGTCAATCAATCCCTCTCCTCTCCTATCCCCTTCTCTCCTCTCACGCGCGTTCACGTGGTGCTGAAGGACAGCGACGGTGGCTTTGTCGGGAGCGCGCATAGCAGGCACAGACAGATGCTTGACGATCGCGAGGAGAAAAATATAATTCTCCGTGTAAACATCGACACATTTTTCGTGTCAGAGCTGAATTTGACATGTGAAACAATCAACAGGGTCCAACAGAAAAAAACGCAGTCTGATTTAAATGAGTAGGCTACATCTGCGTTTAACACATGTAAAAATACCAGCACGcgataaaaattaaataaacattATACCGAAATAGTCCTGCTGCAGGGTGGAGGTTTCTTATCTGTACAAAAAGATGCTTGTTTTTGCTCGGACTACGGCAGAAATCAGAAAAAAGGCGACCAATGGCGTTCAGCGGTTGCATGTTTCCGATTTAGTGTTGAATAGGCTATAATGTGGAAAAAACACGGCTGCTTTAGATCTTAATCCATCTACAGCGAACCGGAATGGTTAAAAAATGACTCGATATTTACTGTTAGTGATGAAATGCAGGAAAAAAGGGAATATTGAATGTGCGTTGGGCGTTATGTAACGCTCACCCCATATCAGTGCTGTGTCCTCTGTCGGCAAAAACAACCTCAGCTTCCTCTCATCCCCTGCGTGCAAATGACCGACACTGAGCCGTGTGAATATTATTAGTTTTGAATGTTCTTACCTTATTTCCTAGTCTGTTCGGTGGAGACGCTGAATTCCCTCCCAAttttgtctcctcctcctccgatcCCTCCTATGTGATGTTTATTTTCCTCTTCctatctcctcctcctcctcctcctcctctcactgctACTGTGGTTCTGAGGGAAAGAATTCCAGCACTTCCTAAACTGGGCTGGGACTGCAGGAAGATGGAAACCGTGGAGAATGAATGGGAACAATGGGCTGTCATGGCACTCTGAGTCATCTGCTGGAATAACGGTATGACTGTGCACTGCAGCAGCAGGCCTCATACAGACTTttagtaaaagtaccagagtgtaggaatactctgttacaagtaaaagtcctgcattcaaaatgttactcaagtaaatgtacaaaaaagtattggcatcaaaatgtattttaagtaccaaagtaaaagtactaattctgcagattggtccatttcttaatgatatatattaaatgttttgattataatgattgatcattaaagtgttatcaaagctggtaaaggtgcagctagtttgaatgactttaatATACTGCATGGTAGATGGTGAATTTACTCCTTGTGTAACTATAGTCTTAtgtaagtgttgattatatttcccatcattaaatctgcaaagtaataaAATATTTTCAATAAATGTggtgaagtaaaagtacatgaTTTACATCTGAATTGCAGTGTGTTGCAAGTACAAAGAAGCATCAGATTGAAATACTTAAGTAAAGCACAAGAATCTTAAAACTTTACTTAAGTATACAGTACTtgtgtaaatgtacttagttacttcccacctctgcctcTATATATCCAGTTGTGGGcaataactaagtacatttactattAAGTACTGTATTTAAGTTACATTATGAGGTACTTGTATACTTTACATAAGTATTTCAAGTtgttacttttactccactgcatctcAGAGGCAAATACAAAGTACATTTACACCACTACATTAATATGACAGCAGAAGTTACTTTGGAgactaataatacaaaatatctttaaaaaaaagtgtttaaaaaaatattatattagGTTAAGATAACACTTTATAGATCCCTTGGTGAAATGTGCAAGCTAACCGGCAGTATATTCAAATAATTACAATACAAATCCTCCTTTAAAATAATGCATTAaccacattaatgcatcaataattaaaatGAATCTATTTAAGATACATATTGTGAAATTAGACATATAAACAAATATGTTTACTTTCTTTACTTTAAGAAGCCatcatttttttaaaagaatacatttgttacattttgaatgcacTACCTTTTGCTTGCAAAAGGGCATTGATGACTGTGTTGCCACTCTCCCTTAGgtaaaatatctgagtactttgaGTACTTGTTAGTATATTATGGTAATGCTATTACAGAGCTAAATGTGTGCATTATACCAAATGTAACTTTGTTCTTGTATTTTATGATATTTTATACTTATCTTCAGGTCACTTCACAATACAAGATACATTTAGGCACTGATACGTTTATTAagacacatttcaataaatcgTTTGTGGGGTTTCGTTTaacaaaaaaagtaaataacTAAATTGGAAATGCTTGTGACATCTACtgtcaatacaaattaaaaaattaaaaaattaaaccaGCTTTCTAGTGTCAAAGCTAAAATCATTACCAAAATCATACTTACTAGGATTTTGTTCAAATAGAAAActtttaaaaatacattaagCATTAACAGCTTATTTTATTGTTTAATCATTCTTTCACATGAAATTATATGGCACAAAGTCTACAGTTGGAATCAGACACCTTTAATTAGTAGATTTCCACATACTAGGAATATTCCTTGATGTTTTTGTGCAACTATAAATACAATGCAAAAGTAAAGAGCCATAATATAAAAATAACattagaagaagaaaaaaaacaagtttaaaaatatcctttaaaaaGTGGAAGAGCTTTCCGGTTTCATGCAGGAATGTGCAAAAAATGTACATGGGGTTTTGCAAGAGTTCACAGTATTAAGCCTAAAATAGAAGAATATGTGCAAGTCATGAGTCAATGACAAGAAATCAAGACATGTAAGGACAAACATTGTTTATATTTACTAGAAACAAAACAGATTTTCTCTCCTTGTTCTTCTTACTGAACTCAAGAAGCAAGGTCATCAGGCCTTTCCTCTAATGGTAGTCAGAAAGCATTCTGGGAAATGGAGGAAATAAAACAGTAAATACGGAGTAGAAAAATCACACATTTCCTGGCAGGCATTGAATATATTAAGCTGAGTGTTGAAGGACGGATATTTTAGAAATGTTATCATAACATTATACAAGTAAAGAGGTGTTTGAGGAATCACActgttacccacaatgcaatacTGACAGGCAACGTCATATCTCCAGTCCGCTCAAATTGAGAACTGCCGAATTTGTTGCAGTGTGATATTTCTCAAAACTGGTGACGGACTGCTTTTGTGATTGTCAATCTCAGATCTAAGAGCATGGCAGTTgagaaattgtgtgtgtgtgtggtggtgtgtgtgtgtgtgtgtgtgtgtgtgtgtgtgtgtgtgtgtgtgtgtgtgtgtgtgtgtgtgtgtgtgtgtgtgtgtgtgtgtgtgtgtgtgtgtgtgtgtgtgtgtgtgtgtgtgtgtgtgtgtgtgtgtgtgtgtgtgtgtgtgtgtgtgtgtgtgtgtgtgtgtgtgtgtgtgtgtgtgtgtgtgtgttttctagaGGTGTGTGTGCGGCATAGAGAGGCTACATCAGACAGACTTAACAAGTGTTCCCTGTCTCTCTCCAGTCTATTCTCATCCCCCTGACATGTCGTCGCTGGcggcagaagaaaaaaaaaaacttgcgtcctcctcctcctctttccacacacacacacacacacacacacacacacacacgcacacacacacacacacacacacacacacacacacacacacacacacacacacacacacacacacacacacacacacacacacacacacacacacacacacacacacacacacacacacacacacacacacacacacacacatttctatcccTATCTAGGCCCTCACCCCCCCTTTCTCCTTCAACAACATCCCCATTCAAGTGCATCAGCTCCAGGCGTCCTTCCTCCCACCCCCTTCCCCTCTGCCTCCCTCTCGTTCACCAGTAGCCTAAGCACATAAAAAATACATCAAACACAGCCGCCCGCCCAAGGCCTCGTCACACGCAAAATCATCTctccctctatctctctctctcaaaaaagaaaaatccaaGTTACAAAAGACGACCGCTGAGGACACTGATCGGAGAGATAGGCTGAACCCTGGTGGACTGAGGGTCGTCTGTGAGGCCTCCTGGGGGGGGGGAGATTATTGTAATGTTAACACTAACCTCCCCCCTTTCccacacacaaaaaaagaaGCATGACTTACCTTGTGCATAATAAGACCTTGTTTGGATTGTACAGAGCCTGCAGCCCCCTGACCCACTTCCCTCAGTTCAGCTTCCACATCTGCTGCAGCACCAGTCTCGGCTGTGACAGTGGCCGAGGGCACCCGGCAGCACCCATGGGCCCCACTGTCAGATCCCCGGTGCTGAGACTGTAAAGAGAGGCCTGCCGGACCTCCAGTTCACAGCCAGCGCTCTTAAAAAAAATCACCCAAATCAGCCAAGACGTGCTAAATTGAACCACTAATCCAGCGCGGGGGTTTGTTTTTTGCACTAATTATACACTTTTATTTTAGAGCATAGATGCGAGTAGACGTACAATGCAGACGTCATGACACAAGCTGCACACCACCCCTAGGTGCTGCAGCTCATGTTTCTCTTCAATTATTCCACCCTCTGCCCTCTCTCCTCCTCATAATCTGAATAAAGCCAGATCCGTGTCCTCTAGATATTTAGAAGCCGGGCCTCGGTGCCAAAACATGT
This region includes:
- the LOC117455219 gene encoding uncharacterized protein isoform X1, translated to MQPLNAIGRLFSDFCRSPSKNKHLFVQIRNLHPAAGLFREAQSRSVMLHHQDQHLNSAYAGQGVSNNGSSSSLQNRKCDKDGNFNFLPGKDNDGSTGHGGGDENRNQVRPRSLGPLGRDPPYSSSSSGYHNNSGVLSPRSRMPCWSPLEPLPEIECGDDGYGRVPPDGAEEGRMQEEERRELIYRHEEKQREKREQQRRKSSSGFRGKEEDEDKAALEDGDEWGDSDSESELSHRSGGSMSSLNMDIGGEGTLMGGWDRIGVGEPRSNHNESDANRNGDGDSVGRRRSFARKSLTGSNLGNLLEEGAEEKEDNNCSSDSDGEIPELMDAVWTLRDRERFKAQEMEKHQVQLTMYRRLALIRWVRTLQSRIQEQQNRLQSSFDVILTQRKELLRMGAANAAPAAAVSQS
- the LOC117455219 gene encoding UPF0500 protein C1orf216 homolog isoform X2 gives rise to the protein MGEAQSRSVMLHHQDQHLNSAYAGQGVSNNGSSSSLQNRKCDKDGNFNFLPGKDNDGSTGHGGGDENRNQVRPRSLGPLGRDPPYSSSSSGYHNNSGVLSPRSRMPCWSPLEPLPEIECGDDGYGRVPPDGAEEGRMQEEERRELIYRHEEKQREKREQQRRKSSSGFRGKEEDEDKAALEDGDEWGDSDSESELSHRSGGSMSSLNMDIGGEGTLMGGWDRIGVGEPRSNHNESDANRNGDGDSVGRRRSFARKSLTGSNLGNLLEEGAEEKEDNNCSSDSDGEIPELMDAVWTLRDRERFKAQEMEKHQVQLTMYRRLALIRWVRTLQSRIQEQQNRLQSSFDVILTQRKELLRMGAANAAPAAAVSQS
- the LOC117455219 gene encoding UPF0500 protein C1orf216 homolog isoform X3 — encoded protein: MLHHQDQHLNSAYAGQGVSNNGSSSSLQNRKCDKDGNFNFLPGKDNDGSTGHGGGDENRNQVRPRSLGPLGRDPPYSSSSSGYHNNSGVLSPRSRMPCWSPLEPLPEIECGDDGYGRVPPDGAEEGRMQEEERRELIYRHEEKQREKREQQRRKSSSGFRGKEEDEDKAALEDGDEWGDSDSESELSHRSGGSMSSLNMDIGGEGTLMGGWDRIGVGEPRSNHNESDANRNGDGDSVGRRRSFARKSLTGSNLGNLLEEGAEEKEDNNCSSDSDGEIPELMDAVWTLRDRERFKAQEMEKHQVQLTMYRRLALIRWVRTLQSRIQEQQNRLQSSFDVILTQRKELLRMGAANAAPAAAVSQS